From the Candidatus Deferrimicrobium sp. genome, the window CGGGCCGCTCCACGCGCGTCATCATCGAGTCGAAGGATTCCGAGGTCCGTCCCCGCATCTCCCTGAAGGAGGTGGGCGGCCGGACGACACGGAAGCTCCCCGGCACATCGAGCGAGGCCCGGTACCTTCTTCCCAGCGGCTCCAACATCCTGGTCGACGAGGGACAGAAGGTCCAGGCGGGAGACATCATCGCCAAGATCCCCCGCGAGACGACAAAGACCAAGGACATCACCGGCGGTCTTCCCCGCGTCGCGGAACTCTTCGAGGCTCGAAAGCCGAAAGAGTACGCGCTCATCTCCGAGATCGACGGCATCGTGCAGATGGGGAAGGACTTCAAGGGGAAACGGAAGATCCAGGTGGTGCCGGAAGTAGGCGCGCCCCGGGAGTACACGATCCCCCGAGGCAAGCACATCACGGTCCACGACGGAGAGCGGATCCGGGCGGGCGAGGCCCTCATGGACGGTTCGCCCAATCCCCACGATATCCTTCGTGTCCTCGGGGACAAGGAGCTTGCACGGTTCCTCGTCAACGAGATCCAGGAGGTGTACCGGCTCCAGGGCGTGCGGATCAACGACAAGCACATCGAAACGATCGTCCGCCAGATGTTGCGGCGGGTCAAGATCTCGGATCCCGGCGACACCTCGTTCCTCGTGGGGCAAAGCGTCGAGAAATGGATCTTCCGGGAGGAAAACGAGCGGGTCGTGAAGCAGGGGGAAGGAAAGCCCGCCACGGCGGAGCCTCTCCTCCTCGGGATCACGAAGGCGTCGCTTTCAACGGAGTCGTGGATCTCCGCCGCCTCCTTCCAGGAGACGACCAAGATCCTCACGGACGCATCGGTCCACGGTCGGGTGGATTACCTCGCCGGCCTCAAGGAAAACGTGATCATGGGCCGTCTCATCCCCGGCGGGACGGGCGCCGCGGCGTACAAGGACATGGATTTCGATTCGGACGCTCCCCTCGTGGTGGAGGCTCCCCCCATGCCGGAACCGGAGCCGGAATTTCCGAAGGACGAGGAGGAGGGCCGGTAGCGGCCGGAACGACGACCGCGGAGACGCGGATTGCAAGAAAATCGTTGACAGTGCGGGAAACTATTGTTATAAGTAGCAGTTCGTTCTGTTGGAGTGGAGTTTCGAACACCGGAAGGAAAGTGAATGCCCACGATCAACCAGCTTGTCCGGAAGGGGCGGACGGTCGTCGCCAACAAGAGCAACTCCCCGGCGCTCGATTCGTGCCCCCAAAAGCGGGGGGTTTGCCTCCGCGTGTATACCACCACCCCCAAGAAGCCGAACTCCGCGCTTCGGAAGGTGGCGAGGGTCCGGCTCACCAACGGCCTCGAGGTGACGGTGTACATCCCGGGCGAGGGGCATAACCTGCAGGAACACTCCGTGGTCATGATCCGGGGAGGACGGGTAAAGGACCTCCCGGGCGTTCGTTATCACATCATCCGTGGGAAGCTGGATTCCGTTGGTGTCCAGGACAGACGGAAGTCGCGGTCGAAGTACGGTACCAAGCGACCCAAATAGCTTCCCCATTTTCAGCGTAGAGGTTCCTTCCAATCCCCGGCGGGTCTGCCGGGAAGGGTAAAGCAGGTTCGGTTCCGCTCCCGTCTCAACGCATTCGAGGCGGGAACCGTTGTTGTCGTGTGTTTCCCATTCCGAGGCAACTGGCCGAGGAGGTTCGATCGTATGCCCAGGAGAGGTTTCGTTTCCAAGCGGGTCGTTTCACCCGATCCCGTGTACGGCGACGTGCTGGTCGCCAAGATGATCCACGCCATCATGCTCGACGGGAAGGCGCGGGTCGCCGAGAACGTCGTGTACGGGTCGCTGGACGTCCTCAAGGAAAAGACGAAGGAAGACCCCGTCGCGGTCCTGAAGAAGGCGATCGAGAATGTGAAGCCTGTAGTCGAGGTCAAATCCCGAAGGGTCGGCGGCGCCACCTACCAGGTTCCGATCGAGATTCGTCCGGAACGGCGCCAGTCCCTCTCGATCCGCTGGCTGGTCGGGTACGCGCGGGAGCGGGCCGAGAAGACCATGGTCCAGCGCCTCTCGGGCGAGCTCCTTGACGCCTACAACAACCGCGGCAACACGTTCAAGAAGAAGGAAGACACCCACAAGATGGCCGAGGCGAACAAGGCGTTCGCCCACTACCGCTGGTAAGAGCGCGGCGGCAGGGAAGGGGCGGTTCGTGTCCAGAGTTTCACCGCTAGACAAAACCCGGAACATCGGGATCATGGCGCACATCGACGCCGGGAAGACGACGACCACCGAGCGTGTGCTCTATTACACGGGCGTCTCCCATAAGATGGGAGAGGTCCACGACGGCACCGCCACGATGGACTGGATGGAGCAGGAGCAGGAGAGAGGCATCACCATCACCTCCGCGGCGACGACCTGCTTCTGGCGGGGGCACCGGATCAACATCATCGACACGCCGGGGCACGTCGATTTCACGATCGAGGTGGAGCGTTCCCTGCGGGTTCTCGACGGCGCGGTAGCGGTCTTCTGCGCGGTCGGCGGCGTGGAGCCCCAGTCCGAAACGGTTTGGCGCCAGGCGGACAAATTCCGCGTCCCCCGCCTTGCCATGGTCAATAAAATGGATCGCACCGGCGCCGATTTCGAGCGCGTGGTGCGGATGATGAAGGAGCGGCTCGCCGCCAATCCCGTCCCCATCCAGCTTCCCCTGGGGAAGGAGGACTCCTTCCGCGGAGTCATCGACCTGGTCCGGATGAAGGCGATTGTCTGGGAGGAGGACACTCTCGGAGCAAAGTTCCACGACGAGCCGATTCCCGACGGCATGAAGGCCGAAGTCGCCGCCGCGCGGGAGCGCCTGCTCGAGGCGGTGGCCGATGTCGATGACACCCTCGTGGAACGGTACCTGCTCGGCCAGGATATCCCGGTCGACGAACTCATGAGCGCGATCCGCCAGGCGACCATCGCGAACCGGATCACCCCGATCGTCTGCGGCACGGCGTTTCGCAACAAGGGCGTTCAGCCGATGCTCGACGCGGTGGTCGATTATCTCCCTTCCCCCCTCGATGTCCCGCCGGTCGTCGGAATCGACCCGCACGGCAAGGCCGAAGTCACCCGTAAGCCATCCGACGACGAACCCTTCTCTGCGCTCGCCTTCAAGATCATGAACGACCCCTTCGTGGGGCATCTCACCTTCGTTCGTGTCTACTCCGGCGTGCTCAGCTCGGGAGACTTCATCTATAATTCCGTCCGGCAGAAGAAGGAACGTGTCGGCCGGCTTCTGAAGATGCACGCCAACAAGCGGGAAGAGATCAAGACCATCTACGCCGGCGAGATCGCCGCGGTGGTGGGGTTGAAGACCGCCTACACGGGCGACACCCTCTGCGACCAGGACCACGAGATCATCCTCGAGTCGATCACCTCTCCCGCGCCGGTCATCTCGATCGCCATCGAGCCGAAGACCAAGGCGGACCAGGAGAAGCTCGGATTCTCCCTGGCGAAATTGATGATGGAGGACCCCTCGTTTCAGGTCCGGAACGATGAGGAGACGGGGCAGACCCTCATTTCCGGGATGGGCGAACTTCACCTCGAGATCATCGTCGATCGGCTGTTGCGCGAGTTCAAGGTCGAGGCGAACGTCGGGCGCCCCATGGTCGCCTATCGAGAGACGATCACGCGCCAGGCGAAGCAGGAAGGCCGTTACATTCGGCAGACCGGCGGTCGCGGCCAGTACGGCCACGTCTGGATCACCGTCGAGCCGTCGGAGAAGGGAAAGGGGTTCGAGTTCGTCAACAAGATCGTTGGCGGCTCGATTCCGAGGGAATATATCCCGGCCGTAGAAAAGGGGATCGTCGAGGCGGCCGAGGGCGGCGTGATCGCCGGCTACCCCGTGGTCGATGTCACGGTGTCCCTGATCGAGGGCTCGTACCACGAGGTCGACTCCTCGGAGATGGCGTTCAAGATCGCGGGGTCGATGGC encodes:
- the rpsL gene encoding 30S ribosomal protein S12, which produces MPTINQLVRKGRTVVANKSNSPALDSCPQKRGVCLRVYTTTPKKPNSALRKVARVRLTNGLEVTVYIPGEGHNLQEHSVVMIRGGRVKDLPGVRYHIIRGKLDSVGVQDRRKSRSKYGTKRPK
- the rpsG gene encoding 30S ribosomal protein S7, encoding MPRRGFVSKRVVSPDPVYGDVLVAKMIHAIMLDGKARVAENVVYGSLDVLKEKTKEDPVAVLKKAIENVKPVVEVKSRRVGGATYQVPIEIRPERRQSLSIRWLVGYARERAEKTMVQRLSGELLDAYNNRGNTFKKKEDTHKMAEANKAFAHYRW
- the fusA gene encoding elongation factor G, which codes for MSRVSPLDKTRNIGIMAHIDAGKTTTTERVLYYTGVSHKMGEVHDGTATMDWMEQEQERGITITSAATTCFWRGHRINIIDTPGHVDFTIEVERSLRVLDGAVAVFCAVGGVEPQSETVWRQADKFRVPRLAMVNKMDRTGADFERVVRMMKERLAANPVPIQLPLGKEDSFRGVIDLVRMKAIVWEEDTLGAKFHDEPIPDGMKAEVAAARERLLEAVADVDDTLVERYLLGQDIPVDELMSAIRQATIANRITPIVCGTAFRNKGVQPMLDAVVDYLPSPLDVPPVVGIDPHGKAEVTRKPSDDEPFSALAFKIMNDPFVGHLTFVRVYSGVLSSGDFIYNSVRQKKERVGRLLKMHANKREEIKTIYAGEIAAVVGLKTAYTGDTLCDQDHEIILESITSPAPVISIAIEPKTKADQEKLGFSLAKLMMEDPSFQVRNDEETGQTLISGMGELHLEIIVDRLLREFKVEANVGRPMVAYRETITRQAKQEGRYIRQTGGRGQYGHVWITVEPSEKGKGFEFVNKIVGGSIPREYIPAVEKGIVEAAEGGVIAGYPVVDVTVSLIEGSYHEVDSSEMAFKIAGSMAFKAACKGAGPILLEPVMGVEVVCPEDFTGDVIGDLSSRRGRIQGIDARGNTQVIGAHVPLAQMFGYATDLRSKTQGRATYTMQFDHYEPAPQSVSEEVIAKVKGA